A region of Lycium barbarum isolate Lr01 chromosome 1, ASM1917538v2, whole genome shotgun sequence DNA encodes the following proteins:
- the LOC132612044 gene encoding uncharacterized protein LOC132612044 encodes MVKGRRKRTLLKKIKDSEGSWITNLDEIASEAVPFYQKQFSQEDDHADALFFNHVPEMVSQEDNEMMCATPTIDEVKNVVFELSGESASGPDGLSGLFHQACWDIVGNDVLNVVKAFWEGHTLPKSITHTNLVLLPKKNDVETLSDMRPIILNNFINKVMSRVIHDRMDKVLPSLISANQYGFVKGRNIIENVLLAQEFVSNIRLRGKPTNVVINLDTTKAYDRVS; translated from the coding sequence ATGGTTAAGGGGAGGAGGAAAAGAACTCTTTTGAAAAAGATAAAGGATTCTGAGGGTAGTTGGATTACAAATTTAGATGAGATTGCAAGTGAAGCAGTGCCATTTTATCAGAAGCAGTTTTCTCAGGAGGATGATCATGCAGATGCTTTATTTTTTAATCATGTTCCTGAAATGGTGAGTCAAGAGGATAATGAGATGATGTGTGCTACACCAACTATTGATGAGGTTAAAAATGTTGTGTTTGAGTTATCAGGGGAGAGTGCAAGTGGTCCTGATGGCCTAAGTGGCCTATTTCACCAAGCTTGTTGGGATATAGTTGGTAATGATGTACTGAATGTGGTGAAAGCATTTTGGGAAGGACATACACTGCCTAAGTCCATTACACATACTAATCTGGTGTTGCTGCCTAAGAAGAATGATGTAGAGACCTTATCAGATATGAGACCTATTATCCTAAACAACTTTATTAATAAGGTTATGTCAAGGGTGATTCATGACAGGATGGATAAAGTTCTGCCAAGTCTGATTTCTGCTAATCAATATGGTTTTGTAAAGGGTAGGAATATCATTGAGAATGTGTTGTTAGCTCAAGAGTTTGTATCTAATATTAGATTGAGAGGCAAGCCAACAAATGTGGTAATTAATCTTGACACGACCAAGGCCTATGATAGGGTGTCCTAG